A segment of the Triticum urartu cultivar G1812 chromosome 1, Tu2.1, whole genome shotgun sequence genome:
TACCAATAAAACTAAGAAAGCCTATCATACACTCTGTCATGTGCATTTCACATGAGCTTGATGACGTTCATGCTTGCCTCACCTCAAGTTTATTTCATGATCATCATGGTCACTTGTGGAAAACTCTCACCACCCCCCCCCCTCCTTCCATATTCTCATACATACAAATATATATAGACACATTTTAAAGCGTAAATTTattcattttgcttcgtatgtagtttatattgaaatgtctaaaaagacttatagTCATATTTAGAAACGGAGAGAGTATTTATACAAAAGAGTTCTTTTTAACATGGCCCATTGGCCCCACGCCCGACAGACCACCCGTCACAGGGAGACTTGCCCATACAGCCGGCCGTATTTACACCGGCTGTCCGGCGAGTTTTTGTCAAAAAGGACTACATATGAATTCGTATTGACAAAAAAGACTACCTGCACGGCGTATTGACAGAAAAGACCACATATACGGTGGCGGCAGGTCCGACAGCCGACACGTGGCACCTGCCGCCACAGGCGCCGGCGGCGGGACATGCCGCCATGAGCGCAGGCGGCAGTTTCGGGGCAACAGGTTTTTCATCTCAGGTGCCGCGTGACAGAACAGGGCGAGGCCAGGTGGGCCCCGCCGCCACGCCTGTAGGCGGCAGCAGCTGCTGCTGCGCGCGACAATGCGCCTGCGGATAGCTGTGTTATTCCGGCCGCATCTCTCCATCTGTAGAGCTTCTAGATCCTCGCTGGCTGCGTGCAATGTTTGCCACTACTGGCTGGGACCTGGTATAAGCTAGACTTTTTACCTCCGTACGTCCATGCAGGTGCCTTTGCTGTTGCCGCGTATACGTATGACCATGCATATAATGGCCTGCATGCGTCAGAATGTACGTGCAGCAGCCAGTAAATACTTTCATGCAGCGGCAGTGCGAGGACTAAGACATTTTCACGTCGCACGCATCAAACCTGCCGTCATGGCATGTGGCGGCAGGGGCCACCAGCCTCTTCTTGTTCCGTTACTTGCTCGAGAACCGGTTATATACCTGGGCTGCCGCCACCGCCCAGGGCGGCAGGTCCCGCCGCCAGCGCCTGTGGCGGCAAGTGCCATGTGTCGGCTGCCGGCCCTGCCGCCATGACGTAAGTGATCTTTTTTGTTAATACGGTGCGTAGATGGTCTTTTTTGTCAATATGAAATCGTATGTGGTCTTTTTTGACAAAAAATCGCTGTCCGGCTAGTCCGCTTCAGCACGATAAAACTTTGCGGGACCCACACACCACACGGTGAAGTGAACGTTTTCTTCTTCAGCTTATCCTCCTTTTCTTCATTCTGTCTGTTATTTTTATTTTAAATAAAAAGGGCTCCAGTACTTAAATATCAGGCATACGTGCACCTATCAGGTGCGACCGACCAAGGCACGTGTCGGACTCCGGGGGTCCAGCACTCCACCGGCCGAAACAACAGAGACCCGGGGTATGTCCGGTCGCATCCGCATGCACATTGCACTGGCCTGACACGTACTACGGCGAGGCTTGGGCTCCTGTCTGTTTCACGCACTGCATCCCATGGCCGGTCCAGTTCGACGCCAACATGTGCACGCGCTCAATGCAGTTTGAAGGTAAATACACCGGCAGACGACGACCAATTTGGTGCATAAATTTATAAAATACGTGTTTTTGAAGAAAGGTGCTTTGGTACATGGAAGCATATGTTCCTGGTTTTTAAAATGTGTTTAGTCATTTTTTGAAATGTGGCAAAATTCTTACAAAATGATTCCCTACTACATTTCGATATTCTAGGTGCATAGAAACTCGTTTTGCAGAAAACCAACAAATTTTGTGTCACATGTAAAGAAGACAAAATTTAGTGTTAAGAAAGGCTTTTCATGAGATATTATTTTGTCTTTTTTACACAAGGCGTATAAAATGTCGGTTTTTTCATAAAACTTGACGTGCACACATATAATATTGAGATGTATACGTCAAATTTATGTTTGGAAAATTTTGACATTTTGAAATATACTTTTCAGTGGCAAGAGCATATGCTCCCATGTGTCAAAGTGAATTTAGGGTGTTTTTGTCATTAAACTTGGACGGACGTTTATATACGATCACATTTCGCGTATGCGGATGTATCCGTGGCCTACGTGGCATGCGAGCGTGGCCAGGGTCCGTTGTCAGCGACTGTCGTATGATAGATTTGTAGAAAAGGACTTGCCTTTTTTATTTACGTATTAAGTCgctaaaataaaatgaaaaacaagTGATGGTGGGGTTTCAAACCCGCGACCTGCCCCTAGTAAGCTCGGGTGGACAACCACCAGATCGGTGGCCATTCATGTTTTGATGTCACGACTAATATCTACttcctccgtttctaaatatttgtctttctagacatttcaaatgactactacatacagatatatgtagacatattttagagtgtagattcactcattttgctccgtatgtaggcacttgttgaaatgcctagaaagacaagtatttaggaataGAGGGAGTATATCATATAAACATGGACAAAAAAATAAATTTAAAAAGAAATGTGTTTGACAACACAACATGTCCAAAAGGGATAAATATTTTTCATGTTGTTATTCCTTCTTGTTCTATGTAAGAAAACCACTTATATTCTTATGTTTGTgacattttaaaaatgttcatgtgtTACAACAAAGAGGTACGtgacatttaaaaaaatgtttacaCATTGTCAAACATATTTGTGCATTTAAAAAGACATATACATTGTATTTAAAAATGTTTACGCATTTCAAAAAACTGTTCATGACATTTTTACAAATGTTTGTACAATGTACAAAAATGTTTACGTAGTTTAAAAAGTGTTTTGTCCCATCAAAAAGTGTTTCTTACCATCCAAAAATGTTGAACACTtatttgcaaaaagtttcaaaattttgtatttgaaaaaatgtaaATCATATGTTCAAAAACTATTAAACGTCTACAAAAATGTTTTTAGATGTATACTTGAAAAAAATAGACGTCAAAAAATATAATTTTTTCAAATTATgtttaacattttccaaatacatGGTTAACATATTTTTAAATATATGTACAGATGTCTATTTTTTGACACATATGTTTTACAATGTTTAGACGTTTTTAAAATGTCGCATACCTTTTTTTGTAACACATAAGCATTTTTTAAATGTCACAAACACAAGAATATAATTTGTTTTCTTACATAGAACAAGAAGGAATAACAACATGAAAAATGTTTATTCCTACATGACATGTTGTGTTGTCATAGCCTGGAGGTAATCTTAGTTAACATCGACCACGAGGTCACATGGTTGAGCCACGGTGCTCCCTTTTTTCGGGTTACATTCTTTTTAAATTTATTTTTAGGTCCCTGTTTATTCGATATAGATATTTGTCATCCAAACATGAATAATCATCAGTCTGGTGGTTGTTCACCCGAGCCTACCAGGGGCAGGTCGCGGGTCGAAACCCTTTTGAAACAGGCTTTCGCTCTGCTTTATATGTAAAAACCTTGGACTTTAATCAAATTTGTGCAGGTTTGATCTTTTGCAAAGTCGTCATGATACAGAAGGTGGAATTAGAGATGACAACTTCAAGGTCTTCAATGTAATTTTTTTACTATATCAAGGACATTCGTCTTTATAGTGTGTTTTATTTTCTTTGATATATTGAAATATCAGGTCATTTACTTCAAATTTCATTGCCACATATACTAATTAAGCATTTTTGTGTAATTTTAATCGTTTGAAAAATAGTAATACTTGGCTATATAAATCACTCATAAAATGTAAGACCCTATCTAGCCTTGACGCACAAGTGCACTTGCTCACAAATGTGATATATAAAAGGCCAGGTCATTCTTCACAATACGCACACGCTCTCGTACTCACTAGCCACGTCCCGTACGTACTACATACACTTCCTCGCTTCGCACACATCACGCAATTATTTAGGTAGCATACCGCAATACAGTACTGTGGTAATAAAGTAGACGTACGTAGGTTATCCAGCAAACCCATCGAACTAGTAGAGGACATGGATCGGTCGACAGCGCGGGTGCTATCTCCCGCCGTGACGCGCGCGCGTCCCGAGCCGCCGAGTGGAGCTAGCTAGCGGTCGATCAGTTCAGTTGGCCCCCCTTAATCTGGTAGCCGAGGTGAAGAGCGgtggtcgccgccgccgccgccgcctgggaCGACTGggagtagcgcgaggaggaggaggccgccgccGCGTCCTGCAGCATGCTCACTGCCTGGTGGTGGTAGTAGGTCCTCGCGTCGAACGTCGGGAGCACCTCCAGCTCCGCCCCGcccgacgacggcggcggcgccgcCAGGGCCAGCCGCTCCGCGTCCGCCACCTGCTTGCATACATGACCGACGATCGAGCAACACATTACAACTATTAGAGATCAACACCAGACGATCTTTGGTTACAGTACACTGAGAAGCATGCAGGAATGTGCCGTGCGTACCTTGGCTCGGAGATACATGTTCTCACTCTGCAGATCCGCCTCCTGCGTGCATGCATGGATGGATGGTGCAGCGATGAACAAGAGGAAGGAAGGGTCGATTAGCCAAAACGCACCAGGAGGATAATCATATTTTGAAATGGAGTCAACCGGTATATGCATATGGATGGATGAATTACCAGCTTCTGCATGTATTCGATCTCCGCGAACAGCAGCTCGTGCTGGCGACCAAAAGTGCATATGGATATTGGTTAACTTGATTGATGACTGGAACGGTGAAAACTAGTACTGTACATGTAAGTGTGTAACTAGTTAATCACAAAGCAAAAATCACCTTCTTTGCTCTGATCCGGCCGATGCCCTTGTCGAGCCTGTTCTCCAGGCTCTTGAGCTCCTTCAGTGTCAAGTTGCCGACGGATTCGCCCATCAGGTTCCTGAAGAAAATTAAGTATAAATATTAGGTGATGATCAAAGGATGAGAAAGTGAGCCTCGGCCTGGTGACTCCAACGTACGTACATACCTGTTTGCATTTTGCAGGGACTGTATCTGATGGCGCAGTTTCGCTGATTCTTGCTGAAAGTATTGCTGGTGTACGTACGAAATCAAGTAAATCGACTGGAACCAGTTACTAGTAGCTAACCGGCCACATCAGATAGCTATTGTTATTTTACAAGCGTGTTAATCTACAACAGGCGATCACACATCTGCAGACGGTACGGACACAGTTATATAGTACTAGCGGGCATTGGTTCGTCAGACAGAATTTTCAGAACGCCGTGAGCTGTGTTTTGTACTGAATCAAACGTAATCCATATGATCACAAGTTAAACAGCGTGTTTGGGACTGCAAACAGAACCGCTCACCTGAGAATTGACGTCTATAGCTGGAGCAGAGCCAGAAGCGCTTGCAGAAGCCTTCTTGTACCTGTCGATCGTCGTCCTCGTGCTGAACAGAATATTCAGAAACACAAAAGGACAGTTAGCCAGCCTAGATCTACGTACGTACTACAAATTAAGCTATCCTATAATTTCATCAACAACAAAATATATATAGAGAGACATAGAAAGAGGcatgtgcgtgcgtgcgtgcatgcATCTGATGATCTGAATCTCGAGTGGAGGAGCTCTTTAACACCCTTAGCACGGCAGAGGAAAGGGAGCAGGCGGGAAGAGCCAACCTGGGTTTCCTTCACCATGCAACCATCGACCGAGCATGCATGCACTGCACCCATTTACTTTGTTGATGACAACACATGTACATATCCACATCCACATCTCACCCTGCCCGGTGCACATGAACGAAACTCGAAACCACCCTTTATTTCAGGGGCGTGTGTGCCATGCCATGCCTACTGGCTGCTGCACGTGCTGACGCATCCAAGCCATTATACGCATGGTCACACGTACGTATACGGCGACTGCAAAGACAACTGAAGGTATACGTATACGTACTCTTGgatcttaattaaacaaaactcttTATACCTTTGAAAATGAAAATGAGAAGGCAAATGCAGACTATAGTAACAAGCCATGGAATGAGTGTACACTGCCATCAATTAATTCATGAGAAGGGATGAATTATACCAACAATGATGCGTTCAAATTATAGCGTTGTTCCAGAAAGTGTTTTTTTTTGCCAAAGTGTGATACTAGTATTATTCCACCATTAGAACTACAGTATATCGTTGAAATTTAAATTATACTAGTATAATAATGCATTTGATGAAGTGCCCAAACCTACTAAAAAAATTGCTCACTATTACTTTTGGTGCACTACAAAAATAAAGTATTGTGCCTAGCACATACTTCTTGAATGCAGTACTGCTTGAACGTACACATATTTGTTTTTGGGTGAAGCATGAAAATACACAATTTTCTGCCAAAATTTATGGGTCGTATATCACCAAATAGTATACGTTTTCAAAGCTTGTACATCAGTACATGGGTGAACTCACCCAATGCACCTGGCCCTATCATTTTCCATCTAAAGACTAGCTAACTAAAGTTTAGCTTATACCAGGTCCTTACATACAGTGGCTGTGCCAGGACTCAAACATTATCGCGCCGAATACATATGATTATCAACACATTTTGCACAATTTCCCGGCTTgttaaaaattaaaaaaaattgtttCATAATCTTGCTAAAGAAAATCTGCGGTCAGCTGACCATACAGCCTCTAGTCATTTGATTTCATCCACACAGCAGAAGCATATATGACATGGTCTAGTTTAATTCTTAGTGTTATTACACGCAGACGGTTAATAGCCTGGGATTAAACCGGACCTTAGGCAATACTTGAAGGTTCGAAATGAACTTTCTCTGATTCTCTCCTTCTAAAATCCTGGACCAAATAGAAGCACTTCTAGAGTTCATTTTTGTGTGACAGTGGACACGCATGAGATTGATCATCCCCCCGTGCATGCAAAAAACAGCATGCTTGACCAATGGCCTCGCAGACATATATAGGGGTAGACAGATCAAACACAAGCACATCATTGCAACTAAAAATTCAGAACTCAAATTTTACCAAAAGAAAGGGAAGAAACTAACATTAATCCAAAAAAGTAGCATGCTAGCTTCTCGAAATCACGTCACGTCTAGCTTGACAAGCTTCTTTTCGGGCGGATATTGGGTGGCTACGTGCCCATGCGTACCTGTTACTAGCATACTCGTAGAGGCGGCCGCGGGCGGAGAAGACGATCAAGGCGATCTCGGCTTCGCAGAGGACGGAGAGCTCATAGGCCTTCTTGAGCAGCCCGTTCCTGCGCTTGCAGAAGGTCACCTGGCGGCTCGTCGTGTTCTCGATCCTCTTGATCTCGATCTTCCCCCTCCCCATGGTAGCAAGCAACTCTAACCTtgaaagaatacaacaaagatggCCTTAAAGATACTGATGAGATCGAGTTTAATTAGGACGGGAACAAAACAGTAAAATTAACAGTTGCATGCATGTATAGTGTGTAGTCTATAGATCGTGGGTTGATGTTGAACGTCTGCTGAGAATAATAGACCTTGATGAACTTGATTAGGACGCAGTTAGCCTGAACCTTTAGACCAAAATTCAGTTGCCTAAATCACGAGTTTGAATCAAGTCTAGTACTATTGGCTGGATCTAGTTGTGCGCAAAAACAAaattttgagcttaaacaattaaGAACAGAATATCATgcaaagaaatgaagaaaaataAAGATGTTATACGTAGTACTAGTAGATAGATAGAATCTTTCATAGATCTACCCTCGAAACGAAAGTAGATAGATCTGAAACATGCACCGAAACCTTGTGCTAATCCTGAGCTAGCTGGTACGCATGCAAGCAACTGCGTGCAAGGAGAAACACACAACCACATGCATAAAACCAAGTCGAGAGGGAAAGTATGTCTACAGCTTTTACACACAAAGTTCGAGAGATTCCAAGAAAGAGAGAGGGAACCAAACACACACAAGAGGAAATTAAACTGCTTGACCTCCTTGCAACAAAAATCACCGGAGCTACAAGAGAAACAACAGGAATCTGCATGCGCCGAGATCGATCTCAAAGCAAGCCCTAGATTGAAACCCCCAAAATATGAAGATGTCTACATGTGACCAAGAGCTAGAAAGAGATCTAGTGAAAAGGAGGGCTTCTCTCCCGTTTCCGGAACAAGAAGCCCCGCAGATTGAGGAGCTAGGCAGAGGTGTAAGGAAGACGAAGCAGCGATCGACCGTACCCAGAGTCCAGTCCTGAAGCGGAGGTGATGGACGggacagggggggggggggggggggtgaaatCAGGAAGCTGCAGCCAAGAGGGCAAGTGGAAGGGGCTGGTCTCGCTGCAGCTAGCAAGGTTTCCTTTTAAAGAAGGAAGGAGAGAGTGGTATGGTGTGTGGCGTGCCTGCGGAGTTCACTGACTTTTCTAACGTGACGAGCTCTTTTTTACGGCAGTCACATAGCAAAGACCATGAATATGTGCGTCGTGAGAAATAATCTCCACCATAACTGGAAGACACCGGGGGAAGGGGAAGAGCTTAATCCCTACGCAATCTCTTTAGGCTGCCAATACTTCACAGCTATTATGTGCTTAAGAGGGTCTATAATGGACCGCCTCAAACTGATCTTAAACACTCGGGCGGTCCGGCCGGTCACTGACCGGTTGAAAAACTCAACCCTCCCGCCTCAAACCGGCCTCAAACGTCCGGGCTGACCACCACCCCTCATATCCAGCCTAAATGTAGGACGGATATGTTGAGGCCCGGGAACGTCAGCCACATCGAACTGACAGCCGGGTCACACACGAAATCGCCTGAAAACCCAACGGCCCCTCGGGCGTCTTCTCCGGTGGGAGTGTGAACGCCTCGTCGCGTCGCTCCAACTCGCCGCCCGATGCCAAAGTCTGGATGTTGAAGCCGGACGGCGTCCCCCTGCCCTAGCCACATCCTCTTCCTCCCTCTCCGCGTCGCTAGCCTGAGCTCATTCATATCTTTTTGTCTCCCTATTCCCTCGTCGTCCGCCTCCGCCATTTCCCAGCGGAAGAAGATGACTTACAATATGCTAACGCCAGATCGCCGGTTCCAGATTCAGGAGGAGATCCGGGTGAGGTGCGCCGCCCGGATCGCAGCTGGCCTGCCTCCGGACTCGCCGGAGCCGGAGGAGAAGGACATGGATAAGGAAGAGGAGGGGAGCAGCAGTCGAAGCCCATGGAGGTGGCGGATCCCGAGGAGGAGGAGCCGGTGCCGGTTGCAGGCTTCACCATGAAAGACGCCATGGCGGAGTTCGACGGAGACCGACGTGCTTTTCGACAAGGTGGAAgtggagatggaggccaccgtaGAGCCGGAGTTGCATCTGCTGGCCACGTACCCGGAGCCCGGAACGGAGATAGTGGACATCTCCAATGACAACGAGTAGTCTAGCTTAGGTTTAGTTGATCTACGACTACGTAGATGTTTACTTTGCATGGTTTGTATGGTCTTAGGGACTGAAGTATGAAGTATTCATATACAGAGATGAAATTTTAAGGGATGCCCGATCATTGCCCACGGACGAACCTAGGCACGTCCGCGGGCATTTAAGAGGCCGGATTTGTAGATGCTCTAACCATGTATGGGCAAACTCTCCTGGCCATATTAAGGAAGGAAGTGATGTTCGTCTCTGGTTTTCTTAACTTGATCAAAATTTTGCCGTTAATAATTGGGAAAAACATTGCTCTTTTATTAGATAACTAAAATCTCAAGCTTTTATCGAGTCTTTGCAACCACAAGTCTTTGCAACCACATCAATAGATGATACAATCATAAGATTTCAACTCTCGGCCTACGCATCTAGGAGGCACACAAGAAAAATCACACATGGAAACAATATCGACGGGAGATGATATGTATAGGTGTAAATATCCCATAGAAGAGACCTTTCCTCTTATCAAAGACAACCATGCATGTTCCTGAAAAAATCATAATTATCAACAAATGGTAGCTGTCTCAAACTGTGGATTAGAGCCCACAATGTTTTGCATAATCTCCGCGATCAACGGCCAAACATATTGGCAACACCACAAAGGGTTTTAATGAGCAACCACCATGAACTTTGTCTTTTCATATAGAAGGGATTTTTGACAGTTAATAAAGAAAATTGGCTGAAAAATAAAAGCCAAGTGCGCCACATAGACTGAGCAAAATGACATTTGAAAAATGAATAGACTGGAGTCGCAAACAATATGAATTTTTTTCTTTATAGCTAGAGAAACAAAGGAAGCTACTGGTAGCTGCTTATTTTGTCTTAGGAAGTAGGCCATATGCATCAACACAACTAACATTCAAGAAAGGTACTTGTCATACATATAGATCATCTTACTTTGACATTTGTAGCGAATCCCCCAAGGGTGCATGCATGATGCAAGGTTATTGAGTCGTCCTTTTTCAGAAGGAGGTTGCCTCTCCATCAATGTGATGCATACATCTATATTATTAAAGTACAAGTAACATCATTCGGCATTCGGTACAAAGAGAACACATCAAGGACATATAAGCCACAATCGGAGTCTAACAGGAGTACATGCATGGGCACCAGGGAAGGGAATGACTTAACCCCTACGCGATCTTTACAAAAGATGTGGCTGCCACTACTTGGCAACTACGCTTAACCATGCACGCCCAAACTCCCCTGGCCATATGAGGGAAATGTTGTTTATGTCAGCTTCTTTACTTAACTTGATCAAAGTTTTGAAGTGAGAATCATATATTCAAAATTGCGCAAACATTGCTCTTTTAAATAACTCGAGCTTTTATTGTTTCTTTGCATTTAGGATGCACACAACCACTTGTACATCAAGACAATATCAACGGGACATGGCCGATGAAAAGCCACTTGGAAAAGAGAAGTAGAAGAGAAACGTGATAAGGACCATTCCAGCTGATCACACGCCACTGCCAACAACACCCAGTGATCCTCTAGTGTTTGAAGTCCTCGACCCAGTACGAAGATGCGGAGCCAATGCGTTCATAAGCAAATATTATGTGGCCGAGAAGCAAGCTTCGCCCTATGAAAGAAAAAAGTGTTTCTGCAAAATTAAAAAATTACCAACACAAGGTATATATCATCCAATTGAAAAACAGCCACATCATCCAATCGCAAGACATATGGGCGACACTACAAGGGGGCATAAACTCCACCCGGACAGCGAAATGACATTTGAAAAATGCACATGATCAGTCGCAAAGTAACAATgtgattttttttctgtcatgtgTAGGGAAGCAAAGCAAACTATCTACATGTGACACAACTAACATGACAGGAAAAAATGAACATATCCGTCGCAGCCTAATTTGTCTTCCGAAGTCGGTCAAGTGCATCAACACAACTAACATTCAAGAAAGGTACTTATCACACATATAGATCATCTTACTTTGACATATCTAGCTAAGGGTGGGTGCATGCAAGACGATGATGTAGGCTCAAGTGCTTGTTGTTTTTTCTACGTGTGTACGCACATCTAGACCGGAGAGACACAACACAAGTGATCGTTCTCACGAGCTAGGTA
Coding sequences within it:
- the LOC125518840 gene encoding MADS-box transcription factor 21-like, with product MGRGKIEIKRIENTTSRQVTFCKRRNGLLKKAYELSVLCEAEIALIVFSARGRLYEYASNSTRTTIDRYKKASASASGSAPAIDVNSQQYFQQESAKLRHQIQSLQNANRNLMGESVGNLTLKELKSLENRLDKGIGRIRAKKHELLFAEIEYMQKLEADLQSENMYLRAKVADAERLALAAPPPSSGGAELEVLPTFDARTYYHHQAVSMLQDAAAASSSSRYSQSSQAAAAAATTALHLGYQIKGGQLN